The Brassica napus cultivar Da-Ae chromosome A8 unlocalized genomic scaffold, Da-Ae chrA08_Random_10, whole genome shotgun sequence nucleotide sequence GTTTACAAAACACATGAATATACAAAGTCATCACCTAATCAATATGATTTACTTTTGGTTACTATAAATCATCTCAATTGAATATATGTTGCCAATAATTGTCTCTATCTCTAATATATGTGTAGCATACCACAGTTTTGAGATCATATTAAAGATGCCGAATTGATTTAATCGTACTGAGTTAAACATTAAAATACATGCACCAACATTTTATGGACCGAGTTATAAATTGGAAAATATAACATGGCGGTCCGAAGCCTACCAACTTGCCTACCTCTTAATATCTGCCcgttaacatataaaataatacatatatatatatatatatatgaatagtcTAAGAAGATGTGAAACataagtaataaataattatatagtggAAAATAATATTCAGGTTTTATGTCTTCAATTATCCAGTAAACTGACCAAATTGATGTAACAATATATAGACATAACAATTCTTAACGAATGAAATAATATGTAACATTCTTACGACCATTTCTCATAACCTAACATTGTATGTTGTTCATGGGTATTAAAAGACAACATGGTTGGACACATGAGCAAGTTGTTATACTATGAAAAGCTTTGACTTTAGGAAAATGTGTCATTTTTATCTCCAATATTTCAGGATCTTCTTGTGTGGTTATACAAAAGTTTCATGATTAAAAATCCATTGATCATACATTGATATTATTGGCTGTCATATATAAGGTAAAACAGTCTAAAAGCTATCACATCTTTAGTGACCGTGAAAGTTCCAAAAACGTTTGCATTACACAACTTTAAAATGAGGAGTGTTTATGTATAGATAACTCGGTTGCATAGCCGattaattcttctttttttttttttcagtaaaacgattttgtatttgaattaggtgaaaaaaaatttaattgaaaaCCGGTTTGCGTAATGTGAAAACCAGCTACGTTTTATGTAACaatctattattaaaatatatatatgtaatcgaTTGATCGAACTAATAATTGGAAATGGTCCAATTAATTTATCTAGTAAGTTTAATGCATTTAATATGGATGGTGAGATGAATTGTGGTAATGACCCTCAATATAGTAAGCAAGATTACAACTTAAACAATACTCCTCAGTTATATAAAGGAAATATCATAGAATGATACGAAGTCATTCCTATAGCCATATAATATCacaaaatgatacaaatatactttattaattttgataaatatattaataaatagtgCTTAAAATATTTCTAGCTATATAATATCACAAAATGATACAAAGAGCTTTCCACGCGCGCgtcgccgccgccgtccggcccGGCTCGGGTCGGCATGTGCTTGGCTTGGGATTGGGATTGGTCTTGGTCttggtcttgggtcttggtggagaGTCTCCAGCCcaataagatattttttttggactaagttaagctcaacgttttgccatttaatttccaaaaaacggcatgcttttttattttaaacaacatgTAGTTTGTTTAAAAAACAACACGCTGTCTCTTTCTTGACGATAGATTAAACGAAAAAGATCTTGCAGAGAGAAAGTTCCGTAACGCTTCAACTCCGAGATCTTCGTGAGATTTCTGCCAACGTGCGCACGTGCTGCATCAGTTACGGaaagtggctcgtcttctccTCTTTAAAACtcgtctccttctccttctcattTCATTCTCAACGTTTTACACAACGAAAAAATCAGCAAATCCCTTAGCGTAAGTCTATAGttcgagagtgtttcgtagatttATAGCTTGATAGGACGATTCACGAGTGAAGCGTGATCATCTACCATGGTTGTATCCTTGGACTCGATATTCGTACAGTCCCATTTCACTACAGAGcgaaatttagagtttaaggaagagatcatatctcgactccatgtctaTTTTCGAAACGTCGATTTCCTTAATATCGTTCTTATTATTTCGTTTATGTCAatccggttttccggcttctacaatcttaactctAAATCACTTTAAGTTTAAAGCTTCAATTGGGTTGAAGAACGATTTAGAAAATTAGGTTTTCGAAtggtgtttgcgatttgctttctagcacCTCCGTGAAGAATTTGTTATTTATCTTATAAACGGTTCACGTTTTGCTTTGTAGCACTACCAAAAAACGTTTATTGATATACGATTTGTACAAACCTTTTCTGGTTTTATTGAAacgatgtttgcgatttgctatatgcttatccgcgaaacgttttttatttatttcataacgAGTTGCGGATTGCTTTGTAGCATTATCGCAAAACGTTTTTGATACATTCTTAAAACGTTATTAAAATGATTCGTTTCCACGAACGCTTATAAAGTGAGTTTGTGAAACAATCTAATAGTCTACACAAGATGGTTTCTGCAAACGCTTTTCAAAGCAAGTTTGTATGACCAAATTGATGTAATAATGTATAGACATAACAATTCTTAAAGAATGAAACAATATGTAACACTCTTACGACCATTTCTCATAACCTAACATTGTATGTTgttcatcttatatattaaaacagaagtcatgacttcttttcatgtgtgattttttagtttggaccattcctaaaaaataaaaatataatattttacataagttcattattatatcttttaatatctttatcattttatttgaaatacaaatgaatatatttaaaatattctaacaaaatctttttaaaatcttcttagaatctttttaaacttactttcaaaaattagttagtttaatttaaattaacataaaatataattagaaattaaaattgaatatatttttagtttataaacaaaaatttaaatataatgaaattaattaatttcacaaatacatttactaataatttttaaagatttgttagaaataaatatttatttttattttaattttttcaaaaaaaattctaataaaaataaaaatcatgatttttgatgagcgatatttttatttggaccatcatttaaattttatattaaatgtatatcactaatattaatatacataatatttttaactactttaatcataatatctgttatcttttaatttttttaaaaaaataaaataaaattctaacaaatctcttgaaaaagattaataagatcttaattgtcataaattgaatataaatattttcaactaattttgtaattagtaatgaaatgttactaaaagaataaaattataccctattttatcaattttataataatatctatcattttaaaataaaaatgttatattgaagaaaatatgataaaatattttaaattgataagttaacatattttattttcataaatataaaatatttatgctaaaaatataatatgttggtagaacgggttaatattagtaaactatataatacatgtataaaaatttaacttatcttaaactttttaatatacagtaatttattatataaaattaataaacattaaaaattactaaaaaaatctagcgatttgaattacggatcatgattataataaattaaatacaaaattgttttcatatatgttgtttcatgcattaaaaaatttagtttggtaatcaaacgcaaattcaataagacaaatatataataagcaacatatatatatatatatatgtgatgattttaatttacagcatgaaaactataattattatatttagcataattatacaaacatttaaatatgtgagtaacattaaaaatatataatattatgtaaaacaaatatctctatatataaatgtgaaaatatatacccgcacggttgtgcgggtggaaATCTAGTGGGTATTAAAAGACAACATGGTTGGACACATGAGCAAGTTGTTATACTATGAAAAGCTTTGACTCCAGAAAAAGATGTCATTTTTATCTCCAATATTCAGGATCTTCTTGTGTGGTTATACAAAAGTTTCATGATTAAAAATCCATTGATCATACATTTGATGTTATTGGGTGTCTTATCTAAGGTAAAACAGTCTAAAAAGCTATCACATCTTTAGTGACCGTGAAAGTTCCATAAACGTTTGCATTTCACAACTTTAAAATGAGGAATGTTTATGTATAGATAACTCGGTTGCATAGCcgattaattcttttttttttgtatttcacTAAAACGATTTTGTATTTGCattatgtgaaaaaaaaaattgaaaaccggTTTGCATAATGTGAAAACCAGCTACGTTTTTTGTAACAATctattattaaaaacatatatgtaagGGATTGATCGAACTAATAATTGGGAAACGGTCCAATTAATTTATCTAGTAATTTTAATGCATTTAATATGGATGGTGAGTTGAATTGTGGTAATAACACTTCAACATAGTATGCAAGATTACAACTTAAACAATACTCCTCAGTTATATAAAGGAAATATCACAGAATGATATGAAGTCATTCCTATAGCCGTATAATATCacaaaatgatacaaatatatactttattaattttcataaatataactaataaataGTGCTTAAAATATTTCTAGACATTAACATTAAATGAcaaattcattcatttaatatttatgttgtagaagaaaaaattatagtcatgatttgttgtcaaatTGTTTGCACTAATGTTGTATTATGTCACCACCCAAGTTCAAACTCGCATTATTAAAAGACAATTTATTAAAAGGTATAATTTCAGTTAACTTATTTTGTATTTACTGATACTTTGggatataataaattttagatcctataaaaaaggaaaaaatccctataattaaaaagttaaaagtaaaatttggtAAATGTGATTGCATCTTCGAGATTATGACATATGCTTGTTTAATATACTAATAATTTCTTTTGGAAAGTTTGACAATAAGTATTATAACCTTTAAATAGGTCgtattaattttttaactttgatattatttaaatatctatttgtATATGTAGGAGATAGGCCGGCCAAATCACGTGTATATATTGCAAAGCAAAACCATAGAGAAGAGTATTCAGACGTCAAACAAGCTACAAAAATGGCTAAAGCACATATGTCTTTATTTCGTCATCTTATTATACCTTTATTCAGGTAATGTGATCACAACTAATCATCAGACCCAATAGAATTTAGAGATCAATTTTAACGATGCACTAGATTTTAaccgtgcaaccgcacgggtgtttgtttttacttttctatacataaattattgttttaaaacataagtggtatatatttttaatgctaATCATATacgtaaatatttatataactattcaaatacaataattttataatttacatgttataattaattaattgtttaaaccttatgtatttgccacttcttattatatatttatcttattgtatttgcatttagttattaagataattaatatattcctgagaaaatatatttaaaaaatatttgtatttaatttatgctaaattctgacccgtatttcaaaactggatttctttttaccaatatttttatgcttattcattttagataatttattattgtatataaaaaGTGTGAGATATgctaatttttagacatgtattatatagtttgttaattttaagtcgttctatcatcatattatattttaactaaatagtttttatttatgaaaataaaattataaatatataaatttataaattgaatataatttatcatatttattttagtataataattatatttaacatgatcatgactataaagtagataaaataggatataatttatttatttttattctaaacgataacttaaaatacattaagtcattgtttaaatattacacagatttattagaatttttaaaatataatataaatatatattatatttaaaatgaatatatattatgattaaagtggttgcaaagattttatattattaactttaaagaaatacatgttaattttatacatgtattatatagtttgataatgttaacccatcttaccaacatattagattttattttttaacataaatattttataattacgaaaataaaatatataaatttgatacaattttattatatttagctcaatataataattttaatttaatatgattgattatgaatataataactaaaatattatagattttttttttattttatataactgaatatattaatgtataataatattttaaactaatttcgaaattagtgaaaatatataaatataatttcaaaaattaagatcttgtaaaaatctttttaaacagattgttagaattttaaaataaatatatttatatttaaaatgaaaagatatcaaaagatactatgattagaatattttaaaaattatatttattataagtctgaattaaaatatagtatgaatttctatgaataggttcattaggtccattttaaaaaaaaggaaaaatgattGCTGACTACATGAAGTATCGACCATCACATGGCTAACCATGCAAAGTATACTAATGTATACCTAGCTACACGAAGTATATGTTATGCATGATAACATCCCTCAACTTAATGAGGTTATGTAATTAACATCACAAGtttaatttcattcatccaaaaagTGATGTAGATATCAGAGACCGTTAAATACCTCGTTtcatcaattaaaatatgacCAACCCGACTGTAATTTAactgaaattatattttaacccACATTTTAAGAGCGtaacaattttttataaatatctaatGTACAAAATCAATATCTTTTAACGTTTTTTGATATGTAGTGTTTTAACATTTCTATTTTGGTGTATTagaaaaactatataattatattatatattatattaaatatgtaagttatataagatattatgtaattttttaaaaaaattatttaatatgttttcttatgaacttttcataaaatttatgtaattttttgatgaattgttgatatatagttatttttaaattttaattagaaaatatatttgacgTCAATTTATTGACTCTAACATTTTGTTTGCtcaaaacttatttgatgtcaatttaaatcaaacataatctgacacatatataattattatatatgtacttttaataataaaataatctaaGTAAGTATATAATATGAAAGTTTTAATAAGTTTAAATGAATGcaatttaatataaacaaaataatgcattaatttaattatggatgaatttaattaattgtatatCAAACAAATAAGATGTTGGAGTAAGTAAATTGATATCAAacaacttttataataaaattgatcaaataaatatatatcacaCAACTATTCAAAAGAATTAcacatttaattaaaaattaataacaaaacagattaaataataaaaataaaaataaataatatcttgtataacttttatatctaatataactaaacaaatacaactatatagttttcaaatacatttaaataaaaatttcaaaacaatacttatcaaaattttataaaacatattggtttaataaattatattttgttaaaaatattctcACGCTTTTAAAAAGCGGATCAAAacctaatttttgtttaattaccGTTAGGTGCACCATATTTTAATTGGGAAAATGAGAGACTTAAACGGTCTTTGACATCCATATCACTTTTTGGATTAATGAAATTAAAGTCGTGATGTTAACCACATAAATCATTAAGTTGAGGGATGTTGCCATGCATAACATATACTTCGTGTAGTCTGGTATACATTAATTTAGTTTGCATGGCTAGCCATGTGATAGTCAATACTTCATGTAGTCAGCAATCatttttcctaaaaaaaatcacacatgaatcaaggttgtgacttctgttttaatatataagatatggcTTTAGGTCGTTGGGAGTTTTATTTGATTGTATGATTTTCCAAATTCTGTAACAATCTTAATTtcattttgatgtttttaataGAAGGAACTTTCACGAGAGTCAACGCAGAGGTACATGTTTACGATAACTCAAAAGTTGAAAACAAAACGAAACATCAATCtcatatgtgtgtgtgttttatcaTTTAATGCTCGCAGGGTCATCATGGGGAGTGGTGTGTGGCGAAACCAGCTACGAAGAAAGAAAAACTTCAACAAATTATTGATTTTGCATGTTCAAAAGTCAATTGTGCAGCTATATCGAATGGCGGTGCATGTTATTCTCCTGAGGATCTCCTTCTTCATGCTTCTGTAGCCATGAATAATTATTATCAAGCAGAAGGAAGACACTTTTGGAATTGCAATTTCGCAGGCTCTGGCATCATTGCCATAACTGATCCGAGTGAGTttcatctgattttttttttgtctctaaaCAATTATGAAAGTCTTCTTATGTCAACCTAGAATCAatacttaatttattaattttattttcaggcACTGGAAATTGcaaatatcaattaaaaaaatgaagtatATAAAGCTTCGTCTttgttacaaaaacaaaatagagaACTCTAGTTCTCGAATTTCATATCTGATATCTAAAGTTTATGTGGTTCTATTTGCAACTATTAAATGTTTAAGTTACACCATCTATCATCGTAAGTTTCAGAAAAAGTTTTCCATCATCTTATCAtcgttagaaaaatatatataaattgtagTCTGCTGTTAGTTTTTACAACCTGCACAATATGAACTTGAGGTAAGAGAATCTGATGATCCAACGTTCTCCagttaataaaacaaagtgGAGATATGGACAGAAAATCCAATTTTACATGGTCCAACAATATTTTGGGGTGTAAATTCTGGTCTATGAATCTAAGCATAATACAAACATAAAATGAAGTGAAAAGCAATATCAAAGTAGAAAAATCATGGAATAAAGTTAGAAAAACAAACTCATGTACATAAGGACACAATCAGACCCATACCGTCAACTCGGCGTCAGTTCTGAAGTGAATGGATaactgaataaaaaaataacaaagtgTTTTGATTCATAATGGCTGAATCAAGCGGAGTCAATGAAAACGTTACATGTGACTTTGAGTTATGAAAAATAAGCTGAAAATTACAAGAAATAGACATAAAATTTCTCTCAACATATACTAGGCAATCTTTTTTTTGCTATATTATTTTTCTACTTTTATctgagattttgaaaaaaaactacaaagtcatcaatactaaaatttaaagaattataaaatGGTTGAAAATCAAAGGTCGAATACTGTATATTGTTTGTGTTATGATATATTGGCAAACAAAAACTTTTTGATCAGTTTAACGTAAGTATACGAAGTGCAAAATAGAACTTACATAAAACAGAGAAACTGACATAAGTCATCTCATTTACTggaacaaaatcattttttggttaaaactggaacataatcatttttttggttaaatctGTAACAGAATAATGAGAAGTTGAAGGTATCATTTTATCAAAAGATCATAGTTTCTCCGTAAGGAATCTTCATGGATTTCCATGTCAATGATAAGCAGAGCCGGGCCTGAGATTTTCGGGGCtctatccaaaattaaattgtttaCAGATTAATGTAAagattttacaaattttatgtataaatttaA carries:
- the LOC125594476 gene encoding major pollen allergen Ole e 10-like; the protein is EIGRPNHVYILQSKTIEKSIQTSNKLQKWLKHICLYFVILLYLYSEGTFTRVNAEGHHGEWCVAKPATKKEKLQQIIDFACSKVNCAAISNGGACYSPEDLLLHASVAMNNYYQAEGRHFWNCNFAGSGIIAITDPSTGNCKYQLKK